TGCGTTGAAGGCGGGTTTGGGCGGGAGTGGCATTTCCAGAAAACGGCCGAGACTGTTGAAAAAGTCGTTGGGTTGACGGCGGTGCTTGGCAGTGGAGCGACGATCGCCGATGCAATCGAGGGCTGTATTATCCAGTCATGCTTGCCGGTCTGGTGAGCAGACGGAGGTTCTGGGCCGATGCCGCCATCAAGAACTCCTCTGCCGCTCCGCTGAGCCCTTTCAACTTCAACCTTCGGATGCCCATGGTACGTTTGAGATGGCCGAAGAGCCGCTCGATACGCCTTCGCAATCGTCGGGATCGGGCATAGTCATCGGTCTGCGCGAGGGCCTGGGCGCGATCCCGCGCCTCCTGATCGAACGAACGGGTCAGCGTCCGCCGTGTCCCTGTAGTGCATTGCTCGCGAACGGGACAGGCTTTGCAGTCGCTGCCTTTCGGACGGTAGAAATGCACGCGATGCGCTCGATCGTCGCCACGATATGTCAGCGATCTTCCTCCGGGACAGGTGAAGCTGTCGTTCTGGGGGTCATAGGTGAAGTCATCCCGGCTGAAGATGCCCGGCACCTGGCGCTGGCGGTCGATGACCGGGATATGCGGCACAATCTCGCGATCGAACAGCCAAGCAAGCAGCAGGCCACTGCCATAGGCCTTGTCGGCGGCAATGCGTTTGGGCGTGATACCGAGACGCTGACCGACGCGCTCCACCATGACCCGCGTCGTCGCCACCTCCGCCGCGAAGCGTGCCGGACTGGCCTCGACATCGAGGATGCAGCCGGTCTCGGTGTCGATCATGGAGTTGGTGGCGTAGGCAAACCGGGCGCGGCCATGCTTTGACGACCACGCACTTTGTGGGTCGATCGGCGACACATGCTTGGGCGTGGATGGCTCCGGCTCATCCGGTGGCGTCGGCAGCGCCGCATCGAGGGCGGCGAGATATTCGCGCACCGCGCGGCTGCTGCGGTACTGGCCGCGCAGGGTATCGGGCGCTTCGCTCCCCGGCAGCTTATGCTCATAGTTGGCGTCGGCTTCGACCATGCTGGCGTCCACGGCGGTGTCGTGGCCGATCACGAGCCCCGCCTCGACACAGCGGCGGACGACCTCATCGAACAGCAACCGGTGCAACTCTCCGTCGCGGAAGCGGCCATAGCGGTTCTTGCTGAAGGTCGAATGGTCCGGCACGCGACCGTCCAGATCAAGGCGGCAGTACCAGCGATAGGCAAGGTTGAGATGCACTTCCTCGCATAGCCTGCGCTCGGACCGGATGCCGAAAAGATAGCCCACCAGCAGCATCCGCATCATCAGTTCGGGATCGATCGATGGTCGCCCCATCGCGCTGTAGCTGCTGGCGAGATGTTCGCGCACGAAGCCGAAATCCAGAACCGTATCAATCCGCCGCAGCAGATGATCCGCTGGCACATGATCGTTCAGCCGAAACTCGTAAAACAGCCGATCCTGCCCATCCAGCTTACCCATCATCGCCGCATCTCCCGACTACACTCGCGATGGAATCACTCCCCCAGCCGCAACTCAAGCGACTTTTTCAACAGTCTCGGCCCTTAAGCCGACAGGCAATTTTAGCGGCAGAACACTAAATGGGTGGATGCGAAAACCATCATGGCCAACCCGAATAAGCGATAAGGCCAGCGGCCTCCTCGCGGAATATAGGTTTCCAAGTCGCGAAGTTCTTCAAAATATCGTTCCGATGCACCGTTGCGTAATGCTAGCAGCCGCTCAGAATGGCGGCGCGCTGTGTGGGTTGAAAATCATTGCGGCACAACGAGGAGCGCGGTCGAGGCAACAATCAAGATAATCTGAAAAACTATTGGCATTCACTGCCCTGGCCGCCGCCGTTTTGCAATCTATCCCATACCGTCTCGCAAAGCCTGCATCGACCTGTCTCCGCGCAAGATATGGCGGCCAGCCGATCGGGCGCGCCTGCACTCGCCCCCAGGCAAGCGCAATGGGGCTTGCATCAGGCCACTTGCCATTTATTAAATCACGATTTAATAAATCCGCATGACGCGTCAGCCGCCCATTCAGACAATCCGGCCGCGGGGGCGCCCGCCGAGGGACCGCCTCGACCCCTCGCGGGACATTTCCCAGGCCGCGCTCGGGGTCTTCGCCTCCAAGGGCTATGAGGGTGCCACGCTCAAGGAGATAGCCGATGAGGCAGGGGTGGACCCTTCACTCATCTCTTACCAGTTCGGTTCCAAGCTCAATCTCTGGAAGGCCGTGATCGAAGGCCTCGGCCGGGAGTTGCAGAACCTTCTCGCGGACCTTGACGTTCCGGCACCTGACCACGATCCCGAAAGCTCGGTGCGATCCGCATTGAGCGAGATCACAAGATTCATGTGTGAGAACACGCAGATTCCGCATTTTGCCGCGCGCGACGTCTTTCGCGACGACGAGCGCACCGAATGGGTGAACGAAAATCTCTTCACGCCACTGGTCGAACATCTGGGCAGCCGTTTGGAGAAGGTGTGGGCGCGTGGCCGCTTACGGCCTGGCCCGCTCAACATGTTGATCCTCCAGTTCGGCTACGGCATGGCCATCAACATCGTTCGCCGCGAGCAACTGATCCGCTCCATGCCGGAACTGGCGGACGACGAGACTTTTCGTCGCGAACTGACCGCCATGCTGATCGGATCGGTCTTTCGCGATGGCTAACCGCGCGTCCGCTTCGGGAAGCCCAAACGCCGGCCATGTGTTCAAGCCGCACGAGCGGCCGTTCATGCCGGGTTCACCGGCAACTCCCGATCACCCCGCCGCGCGCAAGGTCGCCTATCTGCTGATCGGGCTGTATCTCGCTGTGGTCGGAGGACTTCAGAACGGACTTCTCATCGCGAACCTGACCTTCGTCCAGAGCAATCTCGCGCTGACGCCCGTCGAGGGAGGATGGGTAACGGTCGCGTTCAATCTGACCAACGCCTGCATGAGCATGCTGCTGTTCAAGGCGCGGCAGGAATTCGGCATACAGCGGTTCGTGCGGGTGGCAATGTCGGCGTTGCTGTTCGCCAATTTCGTGCAGTTGTTCGACGCCGGCTATCATGTCGAACTGCTCTCGCGCGGAATCGCCGGAATCGCCGGAAGCTGCATCAGCACGCTGGCTACCTTCTATCTCATTCAGGGAATGCCGGCCAAGGCGAAGATCGTGGCGGTTCTGATCGGCATCGGGCTCGGACAGATCGCGATCCCCCTGGCACGCGCGATCTCTCCCGCACTGCTTGCATCGGGGGACATCGATCACCTTTTCCAATTACAGTTCGGTCTTTCACTTGTCGCCGTGGGCCTGGTCAATATCCTTCACCTGCCGCCTGGCGAAACGGTGCGCTCGTTCGAAAAGCTGGATCTCATATCCTTCCCGCTGCTCACATCGGGGATCGGCCTGCTATGCGCCTTTCTCGTGCAGGGCCGCATCATCTGGTGGGACAAGCCCTGGCTGGGCGCCGCGCTGGCCGGCGCGATCCTGTTGATTGGACTGGCCTTCCTGATCGAGCATAACCGCGCCAACCCCATGTTGCACACTCGATGGATGACAAGTGGGAACATCCTCGCCTTCGCGCTGACCGGGGCGATGGTTCGTGTCCTGCTGTCCGAACAGAATTTCGGAGCAACCGGCCTTCTCTCGACGGTGGGCATGGTGAACGACCAGCTCGTGACCTATTACTGGATACTGACCCTGGCGGCCTTTCTCGGCTCAACGGTGTCCATCGTGCGGCTCGACCCGACCGATCTCACGCGTCCGATCATGGTCGCGATGGGCATTATCGCGGTCGCCGCCTTGCTCGATACGCGGTCCGGTGTACTGACCCGTCCGGCCAATCTGTACTGGACCCAGGCGCTGCTGGCCTTTGCGTCGGTCTATGTCATGGCGTCGCTGATGATGCAGGGCATTTTGCGCGCGTTGTCGCGCGGACCGGACTATATTATCAGCTTCATAGCCGTATTCGGCCTCTCGCAGACGATCGGCGGTCTCGCCGGCGTGGCCGCGCTTTCGGCCTTCCATACCATTCGCGTCAAGGCGCATCTGATGACGATGGGTCAAAGCCTGTCGCTATCCGACCCGGCGGTCGCACAGGCGATCGGACAACTTGCAGCCGGACAAAGCGCCACGCTGGGCGATGCGGCCCTGAGGCAGGCGACAGGGGCATCGCGACTGGTGCAGCAGGTGAACCAGCAGGCGGCGATCATGGCGTTCAACGATGTCTTCTTCGTCATCGGCTGCCTCGCAGGTGCCGCGTTCGCGATCACATTCGCCCGCTGGGCCTACCTGCGGCGCAAAGGCATCAACCCGCTGGCCGATGAGATGGCAGCCCTCCAGACAATGATGAGCCGCAATGCATGAATACAGAGATTAAAAGCGATCCAGGCAAGCAGCAGGTACCGGCCGCAACCGGCACTGCCAGTCAACCGACCGATCCCGAGTTCACCGACGCAGAGCAGCAGGGTAGCGGGTGGGCGCCTAACCGGTCACGCCGCGCCATCATCATCTTTGGCCTTGTCATCCTGGCCGGTGTGCTGACCGTCCTCTATGCCTGGGGCCTGCCGCCTTTCCGGTCCGGCAACGTGACCACGGACAATGCCTATGTGCGCGGGCAGACCACGATCATCAGTCCACAGGTCACGGGATATGTCACGGCCGTGAATGTCCGTGACTTCGCCGACGTGCGTAAAGGCGCCGTGCTGGTCACGATCGACGACCGCATCTATCGGGCCCGCGTGGCGCAGGGGGCAGCCAACATCGCCGCACAGACCGCAACGCTCGACAACGCCTTGCAGAACCAGCGATCGGGCGAGGCGCAGGTCCGGTTGCAGGATGCCGCCGTCGCCAATGCCCGGGCGCAGCTGGTCCGGGCGCGGGCGGACATGGCGCGCGTGGACGACCTTGTCAGTGAGGGATCGGTGTCGCGGCGCGAGCGGGACCAGACGCTGGCTGCCTTGCGCCAGGCGGAGACCGCCGTGCAGCAGGCGCAGGCGCAGCGCGCGATCGCTGTCGAACAGGTCCGCTCGGTCGATGTTGGACGCGGCGGCCTGCGCGCGCAGGTCGACAATGCCTCGGCAGCGCGCGATCTCGCGCGGGTCGACCTGGACAACACGATCATCAGAGCGCCGCGCGACGGCCGGCTGAGCGAGGTGGCGGTCCGCGTCGGCCAGCTTGTGTCTCCGGGCACGCAGCTCATGTATCTCGTCCCGACCGAACATTGGGTGGTCGCCAATTTCAAGGAAGCGCAGACCGCGGACATTCGGGTTGGCCAGAAGGCCACGTTGCAGGTCGATGCTTTCAAAGGCGCCAGTCTCACCGGGGTGGTTGAGCGGGTCTCGCCGGCGGCCGGCAGCGAATTCAGTGTGATCCGCCCCGATACGGGGGCCGGCAATTTCGTGAAGGTGCCCCAGCGCATCGCGGTGCGCATCCGTATCGATCCGAACCAGGAGCTTGCCAGGCGGCTCGGCCCAGGCATGTCGGTCGTTGCGACCGTCCACACGAGGAAGCAGTGATGCGGAACTGCCTCTTCAGGACAGTCGCGGCCGTCGCGCTTGCGGTGGGCCTCGCCGGCTGTGTTCCAAGCATTCCGGCACCACCCGACACCTCCGCAGTCGCTGCGCCGGAGAGTTGGCGCACCAAATTCACGGGCGGCGCGATAGCAGATGGCGAATGGTGGCAGGCATTTGGCGATCCCACGCTGGTGGCGTTGGTGGAGCAAGCGAGAGAAAACAACGCCGACATCGCGATTGCCCTCGCGAGGGTGCAGGAAGCTCGTGCCCAGGAGCGGGCGTCCCGCGCGCTGCTCTTGCCCGCTCTCAACGCCTCGATACCGGCCAGTCACGGCCGCTCGTTGACGGCGCTTGGCACGGCGGTGGAGACGACGGTTGCGCAGCCGCAGTTCCAGGCCAGCTACGAACTGGACCTTTTCGGCCGCAATCGCGCGCAGATCGATGCGGCGGCGGCCAATGCGCTGGCCAGCGACGCCGCCAGGCAGGCGACAGTCCTGTCGGTAACCTCGGCCACAGCTACCGGCTATGTCACATTGCTGGCGCTGGACGAACGGCTGCGCGTGCTGCGCGAGACCCTGACCTCCCGTGAAGCCGCGCTACGCATAGCCCGCAGCCGGGCAGACGCAGGCTATACATCCGATCTCGAACTGAGGCAGGCGGAAGCGGAGTACCACGCCACGCAGCAGCAGATCCCCGTGGTCGAGACCGCTCTCGCCCGGCAAGAAAACGCCCTGTCGTTGCTGACTGGAAATACGCCGGGTGACATAATGCGTGGTGGCCGGTTTGCGGCGCTTCGCCATCCAGCCGTTCCGGCACTGGTTCCGTCCGAGCTCACCGGTCGTCGGCCTGATATCGTGCAGGCGGAATATGCGCTGGCCGCCACGGATGCCCGGCTCCGGGCCGCGCAGCGGCAATTTCTCCCTCAAGTGCAGCTGAGCGCTACTGTGGGCGAGATCATCGGTTCGTCGCTGCGCGACAATGTCGATTTCTGGTCGATCGGCGGGTCGGTGCTGGCCCCGATCTTCGCGGGCGGGCGCCTCAGGGGACAGTTCGACGCGGCGGTCGCGCAGCGCGATCAGGCGGCCTTCGCCTATCAGCGGGCGGTCCTCCGCGCCTTTCGTGAGGTGGAGGACCAACTCGCGGTGATTACGCGGCTCGATGATCAGGAGAAGGCATTATCCGGCCAGCGTGACGCTGTGGCCAGCAGCCTGCGTCATGCAACCAACCGCTATCGCGTGGGATACTCCACCTATCTGGAACAGGTGGACGCACAGCGCGCCTTGCTATCGGTCGATCTGGCATTGATCCAGTTGCGCAACGATCGGCTGACGGCGCTGATAGCCCTGTATCAGGCCGTGGGCGGCTCACCTCGGCCGTGAAGGCGCTCGACCATCATAGCTGAGACTGTTCCTCCGGGAACGAGACTGGATCAGGCGAAGATGCGGAAGCCAAAGGAAATCTGTCAGTAAAACGGCCGATAAACGCCACGAAATGCCTGCGATCACAATCTAGAGGAATATCTTGTAGCCTATATCGACGGCTGCGGCTTGCGCGACGATCGCAAGGGGCCGCTGTTCCGCACGATCGCGCGCGGCACTATCCTCCAGCCCTTGCGCGGCTATTTTGCAACGTGGGGATGCGGGTATCGTCATGCTACGGGATGTCCGGCGAATGACGGCCGAGCCATTGTTCCTCAACCCGCGCGAGGTAGCCCTTTTGCAGCGGTGTGGTCTTCTGCCTTTGGATTCTCGATAAGGACCGCCATCTTTCCGCGATCTGGAAGGGTCCGTTCTCCATGCAGCCTTTCAGGCGACGACCTGATGAACGCCCAGTTCGGCCAGAAGACGAGTCCGCTTTTCGGCTACGGCCAGCTCGGTATGTAATCCTGGCATGGACTGATCATTATCGAGATCGAGCGAGATTCGCCCTTCTGTAAGTACCAGAATTCGGTCGGCCAGCACCAGGGCCTCATCCACATCGTGAGTGACGAGAATGACGGCGGGCTCATGCGCGCGGCACAGGCTCCGCAGCAATTCGTGCATCTTCAGCCGGGTCAGGGCGTCCAATGCCCCGAACGGCTCATCCAGCAATAGCAGATCCGGTTCGCGCACCATCGCCCGGGCAAGACCTACGCGCTGCGCCTCCCCGCCCGACAGTGTGAGGGGCCAAGACCTCTCGCGGCCAACGAGCCCGACTTCCTCGAGAGCTTCGCGCGCTCGGGTTTTCACGTTCGGCCCGCGCAGGCCCAGACAAACATTGGTCAAGACGCGCAGCCAAGGTTGCAGTCGCGGCTCCTGGAAGACGATCGAACGCCGGCTTGCGACTTGCAGTTCTCCATCGGCGTCTCCATCGAACCCACACAGGATACGCAGCAGGGTGCTCTTACCGGAACCGCTGCGGCCAAGCAGCGCGACGAACTCTCCCGCGCGGACGTCCAGATCGATGCCGGTCAGCACCGCACGACCGTCGAAACCGCGTTTCAGATTGCGTATCCGCACAGCCAGCGGATCAGCCATAAGCGCGGGGCGCCGATCGATTGGTAAAGATTGAATCGTCATACGCCGTTAAAACCCTTGCGCCAGGACAGCACTGTCCGCTCGATCAAGCGGATGCCTTGGTCTCCGACAAAGCCAAGCAAGCCGTAGATCACCAGACCGAGCACGATATAATCCGTGCGATTCCAGGATTGCGCCTGATTGATGAGATAGCCGAGCCCGCGATCCGCGTTGATCTGTTCGGAAAAGAATAGCAGCAACCAAGCGGCGCCCAGTGCCCAGCGAAGCCCCACCAGAAAGCCAGGCACTGCTCCCGGCAGGATCACGCGGCAAACTAGCCCCCAGCGATTGAGCCCGAAAGCTTGCCCGGCTTCGACCAGCTTCTGATCCACCCCGCGGATCGCCGCGAAGCTGTTCATATAGACGGGGAACGTCACGCCGATCACGATCAGCGCAATCTTTGCCGGCTCCCCGATTCCCATCCAGACGATTATCAGCGGAAGCAGTGCGATCACCGGCACCATACGAACCATGTTCATGGATGAATCGACGAGATGTTCCCCGGCGCGCGAAAGGCCAGCAAACAGGGCGAGCATCAAGCCGATCCCCACGCCAAGTGCCAGACCCCAGGCGACCCGCTGAAGCGATGCGAGGAAATGAAGCTGGAGATCACCCGACGTCCATAATGCGTCCGCCGCTTGCGCCACGGCCAAGGGCGAGGCAAGCGAGCGGGTATCGACGAGATGCAGTGTCGTTACGGCTTGCCAGGCGATCAGCAAGACAACCGGCCCGGCGATACGGAGCAGCCAGGAGGGTGCCCATCCTCGCCCCCTCCTGGCGTCGGGAAGTGAAACAGTTTCCAGGGCAATGGGCTGACGCACCGCCCGCGCGGATGCTGGCGTTTCCTCCGTCTCGTCAGTCGTGGACGCGACGGTGGCCGTCTGCACGATCAGAACGCTCATCCAATCGCCTCCTCTATTGCCTGGTTGAATTCCCGGTTGATACCGCCATCGAAAAGATCGGCGGCAATTGGTCCCGGTGGCAGCGCGCCCGCGCCGGACAGAAGCTTGGCCTGCCGCTCCAGATGCGTCCGCAGTTCGGCGGTAACGGTCTTGAAATATGGCCGGATCCCGACGCGCTTCAGCAGTGCTTGCGCGCCAGCTTCATCCTGATGTTGCACCCCGCGAAAATATTCCTCGCGCCAGATGTCGGGATGGGCCTTGAGCCATTCACCGGCGCGGGCGCCGCGTGCCACGAAATCAACCAGCGCGCTTCGTATCGTGGGATGCGCGAGCGAGCGACGCGCGGCCAGAATTACGTTGTACCCGCCATCCGGTGCGTCCAGCACTACTGCATCGGGCTGCTGGGCAAGGTAGCCTGGAATCATCGGGCCGCCGAGAACGGCCGCGTCCGCCGCTTCGGATTGAAGTGCGCGCATAAGCGCCACGAGCGGCACGTCGATGGGCGTGATGTCCGCTTGGCTTAGACCCGCATGTTCGAGCGCGAGAAGGAGGTAACCATGGAGCGCGGTCGATTTGGTGAACGCGATCCGTTTGCCCTTGAGGTCGGCTAAGGTCCGAATGCCGGTGTCTGGACGCGCGATGATCTGAAGATAGCTGTTGGGCGCTGTCGAGCCGGCCGCGATGATCACTACGTCGGCTCCGGCGGCCGACGCGAACAGGGCTGGCGTATCGCCCATGGTGCCCACGTCCAGCGCATCGGAAAGGAAGGCTGCATTCATGTTCGGACCGTCGGTGAACGTCATCCACTGGAAGGGTAGCGGCGGCCCTTCGACCTCGCCGGCCAGCTCGAAAGGAAGCTGCAAACTCTTGCTCTGGTCGCCGATGCGGAGCGTGCTACTGCCGCCATCACCGACCCCTGCACGACAGGCTGCCAGCATCAGCGGCGCGCCCATTAGCAGGGCGGAAAAAGAGCGGCGGTCGATCGCGAAAGGGGAACGAGCGTGTCGCACGAAGCAGCTATCCTCTTGACTGGTGGCAAGGACGGCCGGAAGCGGATTTGCTCCCGGCCGTTGCTGAGCGTCAGAGCGCGAGGAATTCCTTACCCGCGACCAGCTCTGATGGCTTGCCGTCAGGGCCGACCGGAATATCGCCCTCCAACGTCACGCGGTAGAGAACGCGATTACCGTTATCGAGGTGATCGAGATCTGAAGGCGCCAAGTGGGCCGTACTGCGGTTGTCCCAGAAGGCGATGCTTCCGGGTTCCCAGCGGAAACGTACCGTATATTGCGATTTGGTGATCTCGTCCCAGAACAGGTCCAGAACGCGTTCGCTCTGCTTGGGGCTGAGGCCGATGATCTCACGCGCGAAACGTGTGAAGGTCGGGCTGACATAGAGTGCCTTTTCGCCGGTTTCGGGGTGGACGCGCACCAGTGGATGGATCGCGATCAACGGATTGCTCGCGATCTTGCGGCCCCAATCGCTGTCAGGCGCGCCTAAAGGCGCGAAGCTATGCTTGGCGCGCAGGCTTTCGGCGAAGAGCTTCAGTTCCTCGGGCAGGTTTTCATAGGCCGCCACCAGATTTGTCCACTGCGTGTCGCCGCCATAGGCCGGTACTTCCTCGGCCCGCAGGATCGATGCGAAGGGGGGATTAATCACCGCAGTCACATCGGTGTGCCATCCATTATCGTAAGTCACCTTGCGCTTGCCGAACTTCGCTTCGTAACGACGGCTGTCGATCGGGAAGATTTCGGGGAAGCCTTGGGGCGGAGCATCTTCATGGGGATGCGCCGGAGTCAGTTTCCCGAAGCGCCGGGCAAAGGCGATCTGCTGCGCATGGTTGATGTGCTGCTCGCGGAAGAAAATCACCTTGTGGGTCAGCAGGGCCTGACGGATCGCCGCGACTGTTTCATCGTCGAGTTCCTGCCGAAGATCCACCCCGGATATGTCCGCGCCGATATAGCCGGCTACGGGTGAGATGGTCAGCTTGCTTGCGCCGGCGGATTGCGCAAGCGATGCGGGACGTTCCTTGGTAAGCGTGGTCATCGTTCTTCTCCTGTCAGACTATCGTGGTGGTTATTGCCCCCTGGCCCGGACGGGCGGACAGGAGGCGATCCAGGAAAGGCAGCTAGCGGTCATTCCGCTGCCTCAGCCCGAATGGCGTGATGGGGGTGTGTCGGATAAGGCAGGCCCAGATGCTCGCGCAGCGTGGTGCCGGCATAGGATTTACGAAATCGGCCCCGGCGCTGGAGTTCGGGAACGACATGACCGACGAAATCATCCAACCCACCGGGAAGGTAAGGCGGCATGATGTTGAAGCCGTCCGCACCATAGCCATCAAACCAGGCCTCCAGCCGGTCCACGATCGATGCCGCCGTCCCGTGGATCGTCCAGTGGCCCCGGGCGCCGGCCACGCGCAGATGGAGTTCGCGCGCGGTCAAGCCTTCGCGCCGGGCAAGCTCCAGCAGCAAAGCGGGCCGGCTCGCTCGGCCATCCACTTCCAGCCAGTCGGGAAGCGGCTCGTCGATGGGATGCTCGAGCAGTTCGGGCCTGTTGAACACCGACGCGAGAAAACGCAGAGCGACTTCCGGCAGGATCAGGCTTTGCAATTCTTCGTACTTCTCCAGCGCTTCCGCCTCGGTCGCGCCGACCACCGGGAATACGCCAGGCATGATCCTCAGATCCTCCGCCCTGCGGCCGAACGCCGGGAGGCGGCCCTTGATGTCGGCGTAGAAGGCTTGCGCGGATTCCAGTGTCTGGTGGGCCGTGAAGATCACTTCGGCCGTGCGGGCGGCGAGTGCGCGACCAGGTTCGGACGATCCCGCCTGCACGACCACCGGATGTCCCTGGGTCGAGCGCGGGACGTTGAGCGGCCCCGCCACCGAGAAATGCGCACCGCGATGGTTCAGAGGATGAATGCGGGCCGGATCGAAGAACACGCCGCTTGCCTTGTCCCGCGGGAAGGCATCGTCCTGCCAACTCTGCCACAGCCCTTTGGTGACATCGGCGAATTCCTCGGCCCTCGCATAACGCGCCTCGGGTTCGGGATGATGGTCCAGATTGAAATTTTGCGCTTCTTGACGAAGGGCGGACGTCACGAGATTCCACCCGGCGCGCCCGCCGCTTAATAAGTCGAGCGAGGCGAACAGGCGGGCCAGCAAATAGGGCTCGTAATAAGTCGTCGTCGCGGTCGCCACGAGACCGATATGCGATGTCCGCGAAGCGATGGCCGACAGGAGCGTGATCGGCTCGAACGTTGCGACCTGCGATACGAAACGACTGGCGGCAGGATCTTCTTGGTCCACCATGCTGCCTTGGCTGTCCGCCAGGAAGACCATGTCGAAGCCCGCGTCTTCCGCCGTCCGGGCGATCGCAACATAATGTTCCAGATCGGCGCCCGCATCCGCCTTCGCTCCCGGATGCCGCCATGCTGCGACATGGTGCCCCGTCGCCATCAGGAACGCGCCGAGCCGGATCTGATCGCTTCTCTGTGTCATGCTTGCATGTCCCTCCTTCAGAACCGATAGCGCGCGGTGGCGCCGAAGGTGCGCGGGTCGCCGACCGAACCGATCAAGCGGCCGCCCGCGTCCTGGATGCTTTTGCTATAGAAAGTGAGCTTGTTGAGTATGTTACGGCCCCAGACGGAGAGCTCCCATCCGCTGTCGCCCTGCTTGATGCCGATATGACCGTTGAGCAGGCCAAAACCGGCCACGCGTGAATATCGAGAGTTATTGTAGGTGCTGAAATAGCCCGACCGGTAGTTGTAGTCGGCGCCCGCAAAGGCTGTGAGCTTGTCGGTGATGGGCGTCTCATACGTCCCGCCGATCGACGCGGCATAGCGTGGGGCTGCTGGCAATTGCTGGCCACTGAGATCGCACACGGTCGGCTGGCCCGGCGCGCGAAGCTCGAACGGGCACTGAGCAGTCTTGTAACTGACATACTTCGCTGGATTGTACGTTCCCGATGCCGTCAGCATCAGACCGTCCGTCGGAGTTACCGCCAAATCCAGTTCGATGCCCTTGGAGCGGACCTTGCCGACATTGGCGATATAGAGCCGGGCCGGAGTAACGCTCTGATCCAGAATGTTGCTCTGGTAATCGCTCACATTGGTCAGGAAGAACG
This genomic window from Sphingobium cloacae contains:
- a CDS encoding ABC transporter permease, whose amino-acid sequence is MSVLIVQTATVASTTDETEETPASARAVRQPIALETVSLPDARRGRGWAPSWLLRIAGPVVLLIAWQAVTTLHLVDTRSLASPLAVAQAADALWTSGDLQLHFLASLQRVAWGLALGVGIGLMLALFAGLSRAGEHLVDSSMNMVRMVPVIALLPLIIVWMGIGEPAKIALIVIGVTFPVYMNSFAAIRGVDQKLVEAGQAFGLNRWGLVCRVILPGAVPGFLVGLRWALGAAWLLLFFSEQINADRGLGYLINQAQSWNRTDYIVLGLVIYGLLGFVGDQGIRLIERTVLSWRKGFNGV
- a CDS encoding HlyD family secretion protein encodes the protein MNTEIKSDPGKQQVPAATGTASQPTDPEFTDAEQQGSGWAPNRSRRAIIIFGLVILAGVLTVLYAWGLPPFRSGNVTTDNAYVRGQTTIISPQVTGYVTAVNVRDFADVRKGAVLVTIDDRIYRARVAQGAANIAAQTATLDNALQNQRSGEAQVRLQDAAVANARAQLVRARADMARVDDLVSEGSVSRRERDQTLAALRQAETAVQQAQAQRAIAVEQVRSVDVGRGGLRAQVDNASAARDLARVDLDNTIIRAPRDGRLSEVAVRVGQLVSPGTQLMYLVPTEHWVVANFKEAQTADIRVGQKATLQVDAFKGASLTGVVERVSPAAGSEFSVIRPDTGAGNFVKVPQRIAVRIRIDPNQELARRLGPGMSVVATVHTRKQ
- a CDS encoding IS1182 family transposase, with amino-acid sequence MMGKLDGQDRLFYEFRLNDHVPADHLLRRIDTVLDFGFVREHLASSYSAMGRPSIDPELMMRMLLVGYLFGIRSERRLCEEVHLNLAYRWYCRLDLDGRVPDHSTFSKNRYGRFRDGELHRLLFDEVVRRCVEAGLVIGHDTAVDASMVEADANYEHKLPGSEAPDTLRGQYRSSRAVREYLAALDAALPTPPDEPEPSTPKHVSPIDPQSAWSSKHGRARFAYATNSMIDTETGCILDVEASPARFAAEVATTRVMVERVGQRLGITPKRIAADKAYGSGLLLAWLFDREIVPHIPVIDRQRQVPGIFSRDDFTYDPQNDSFTCPGGRSLTYRGDDRAHRVHFYRPKGSDCKACPVREQCTTGTRRTLTRSFDQEARDRAQALAQTDDYARSRRLRRRIERLFGHLKRTMGIRRLKLKGLSGAAEEFLMAASAQNLRLLTRPASMTG
- a CDS encoding MFS transporter, with the protein product MPGSPATPDHPAARKVAYLLIGLYLAVVGGLQNGLLIANLTFVQSNLALTPVEGGWVTVAFNLTNACMSMLLFKARQEFGIQRFVRVAMSALLFANFVQLFDAGYHVELLSRGIAGIAGSCISTLATFYLIQGMPAKAKIVAVLIGIGLGQIAIPLARAISPALLASGDIDHLFQLQFGLSLVAVGLVNILHLPPGETVRSFEKLDLISFPLLTSGIGLLCAFLVQGRIIWWDKPWLGAALAGAILLIGLAFLIEHNRANPMLHTRWMTSGNILAFALTGAMVRVLLSEQNFGATGLLSTVGMVNDQLVTYYWILTLAAFLGSTVSIVRLDPTDLTRPIMVAMGIIAVAALLDTRSGVLTRPANLYWTQALLAFASVYVMASLMMQGILRALSRGPDYIISFIAVFGLSQTIGGLAGVAALSAFHTIRVKAHLMTMGQSLSLSDPAVAQAIGQLAAGQSATLGDAALRQATGASRLVQQVNQQAAIMAFNDVFFVIGCLAGAAFAITFARWAYLRRKGINPLADEMAALQTMMSRNA
- a CDS encoding efflux transporter outer membrane subunit, yielding MRNCLFRTVAAVALAVGLAGCVPSIPAPPDTSAVAAPESWRTKFTGGAIADGEWWQAFGDPTLVALVEQARENNADIAIALARVQEARAQERASRALLLPALNASIPASHGRSLTALGTAVETTVAQPQFQASYELDLFGRNRAQIDAAAANALASDAARQATVLSVTSATATGYVTLLALDERLRVLRETLTSREAALRIARSRADAGYTSDLELRQAEAEYHATQQQIPVVETALARQENALSLLTGNTPGDIMRGGRFAALRHPAVPALVPSELTGRRPDIVQAEYALAATDARLRAAQRQFLPQVQLSATVGEIIGSSLRDNVDFWSIGGSVLAPIFAGGRLRGQFDAAVAQRDQAAFAYQRAVLRAFREVEDQLAVITRLDDQEKALSGQRDAVASSLRHATNRYRVGYSTYLEQVDAQRALLSVDLALIQLRNDRLTALIALYQAVGGSPRP
- a CDS encoding ABC transporter ATP-binding protein, coding for MADPLAVRIRNLKRGFDGRAVLTGIDLDVRAGEFVALLGRSGSGKSTLLRILCGFDGDADGELQVASRRSIVFQEPRLQPWLRVLTNVCLGLRGPNVKTRAREALEEVGLVGRERSWPLTLSGGEAQRVGLARAMVREPDLLLLDEPFGALDALTRLKMHELLRSLCRAHEPAVILVTHDVDEALVLADRILVLTEGRISLDLDNDQSMPGLHTELAVAEKRTRLLAELGVHQVVA
- a CDS encoding TetR/AcrR family transcriptional regulator, whose protein sequence is MTRQPPIQTIRPRGRPPRDRLDPSRDISQAALGVFASKGYEGATLKEIADEAGVDPSLISYQFGSKLNLWKAVIEGLGRELQNLLADLDVPAPDHDPESSVRSALSEITRFMCENTQIPHFAARDVFRDDERTEWVNENLFTPLVEHLGSRLEKVWARGRLRPGPLNMLILQFGYGMAINIVRREQLIRSMPELADDETFRRELTAMLIGSVFRDG